One genomic region from Zalophus californianus isolate mZalCal1 chromosome 14, mZalCal1.pri.v2, whole genome shotgun sequence encodes:
- the LOC113912883 gene encoding LOW QUALITY PROTEIN: heat shock factor protein 2-like (The sequence of the model RefSeq protein was modified relative to this genomic sequence to represent the inferred CDS: inserted 2 bases in 1 codon), whose amino-acid sequence MKQSSNVPAFLSKLWTLVEETHTNEFITWSQNGQSFLVLDEQRFAKEIFPRYFKHNNMASFVRQLNMYGFHKVVHIDSGIVKQERDGPVEFQHPYFKQGQDDLLENIKRKVSSSKPEENKIRQEDLTKIISSAQKVQIKQETIESRLSELKSENESLWKEVSELRAKHAQQQQVIRKIVQFIVTLVQNNQLVSLKCKRPLLLNTNGAQKKNLFQHIVKEPADNHHHKVPHSRTEGLKARERISDDIIIYDVTDDNADEENIPIIPETNEDVISDPSNCSQYPDIVILEDDNEDEYAPVIQSGDQNEPARESLSSXGTSPLMSSAIQLNGSSSLTTEDPVTMMDSILNDNINLLGKVELLDYLDSIDCSLEDFQAMLSGRQFSIDPDLLIDSENKGLETTKNNVVQPVSDEGRKSKPKTDKQLIQYTAFPLLAFLDGNPASTVEQGSTASSEVMSSVEKPIEVDELLDSSLDPEPTQSKLVRLEPLTEAEACEATLFYLCELAPAPLDSDMPLLDS is encoded by the exons ATGAAGCAGAGTTCGAACGTGCCGGCTTTCCTCAGCAAGCTATGGACGCTTGTGGAGGAAACCCACACCAACGAGTTCATCACCTGGAGCCAGAATGGCCAGAGTTTTCTGGTTTTGGATGAACAAAGATTTGCAAAAGAAATTTTTCCCAGATATTTCAAGCACAATAATATGGCAAGCTTTGTGAGGCAATTGAATATGTATGGTTTCCATAAGGTTGTGCATATTGACTCTGGAATTGTAAAGCAGGAACGAGATGGTCCTGTTGAATTTCAGCATCCTTACTTCAAACAAGGCCAGGATGACTTGTTGGAGAACATTAAAAGGAAGGTTTCATCttcaaaaccagaagaaaataagatTCGTCAGGAagatttaacaaaaattataagtAGTGCTCAGAAGGttcaaataaaacaagaaactaTTGAGTCCAGGCTTTCTGAATTAAAAAGTGAGAATGAGTCTCTATGGAAGGAGGTGTCAGAATTAAGAGCAAAACACGCACAACAGCAACAAGTTATTCGAAAGATTGTCCAGTTTATTGTTACATTGGTTCAGAATAACCAACTTGtgagtttaaaatgtaaaaggcCTCTACTTCTAAACACTAATGGAGCCCAAAAGAAGAATCTGTTTCAGCATATAGTCAAAGAACCAGCTGATAATCACCATCATAAAGTTCCACACAGTAGGACTGAAGGTTTAAAGGCAAGGGAGCGGATTTCAGATGACATCATCATTTATGATGTAACTGATGATAACGCAGATGAAGAAAATATCCCAATTATTCCAGAAACTAATGAGGATGTTATATCTGATCCCTCCAACTGTAGCCAATACCCTGATATTGTCATTCTTGAAGATGACAATGAAGATGAGTATGCACCTGTCATTCAGAGTGGAGATCAGAATGAACCAGCCAGAGAATCCCTAAGTTC TGGCACCAGTCCTCTTATGTCTAGTGCTATCCAGCTAAATGGCTCATCTAGTCTGACCACAGAAGATCCTGTGACCATGATGGattccattttaaatgataaCATCAATCTTCTGGGAAAGGTTGAGCTGTTGGATTATCTTGACAGTATTGATTGCAGCTTAGAGGACTTCCAAGCCATGCTGTCAGGAAGACAGTTTAGCATAGACCCAGATCTCCTGATTGATTCTGAGAATAAAGGATTAGAAACTACCAAGAACAATGTAGTTCAGCCAGTTTCAGATGAGGGAAGAAAATCTAAACCCAAAACAGATAAGCAGCTTATCCAGTACACTGCCTTTCCACTTCTTGCATTCCTCGATGGGAACCCTGCTTCTACTGTTGAACAGGGGAGTACAGCATCATCAGAAGTTATGTCCTCTGTAGAAAAACCCATAGAAGTTGATGAGCTTCTGGATAGCAGCCTAGATCCAGAGCCAACCCAGAGTAAGCTTGTTCGCCTGGAGCCATTGACTGAAGCCGAAGCTTGTGAAGCCACACTGTTTTATTTATGTGAACTTGCTCCTGCACCTCTGGATAGTGATATGCCACTTTTAGATAGCTAA